The window TATTTCGGGATGGATGGGGGAAGGACTCGTCGCCTCGTCCACTACGGGAGGTGACGGCCATTCTTAGGTCGAGGCCGCTGACTAGCAAACGGACAACTCACCGTTGGCACGCGGACACGTTTTGAAAACTAGCGCTGCCTCGTGGGCTGGGCTTTCAGTACTCTGGAGAGGAAAAGAGTTGCGGACTCGTTTCGGGGGCTTACGCCGAATTTCGCATGTGATTCGATGAAAACCATCCGCGTGATTCGCGGGGCAGGTTAAGCCTCTGGCCGCGTATGGTTCTCATGTAACGTTGGAGGGACCAGAAGTCGAAGGCGCCGTCATCGCAGAGTTTCCGACGATGGAGGAGGCCCGCGCTTG of the Rhodopirellula baltica SH 1 genome contains:
- a CDS encoding DUF1330 domain-containing protein, whose translation is MAAYGSHVTLEGPEVEGAVIAEFPTMEEARAWYDSPAYQEAAQHRFRGAVCRGLIVERK